The Streptomyces sp. NBC_00597 DNA segment CGGCAAGGAGCTGACGGCCTCGCAGACCGGCGGGCGCCCCGACATCGACATGATCCTGGGCACGCACGCGCACATCCCGCAGGCCTACGAGAAGGTCAACGGGACGTGGATCATCTACGGCATGGGCGACCAGGTGGCCGGCGAGATGTTCAACTACTCCGGCGCGCGGGACATGCGCGGCAACTACGGTTCGATCGGCCGCTTCACCTTCGCCCCACCGGCCGCCGCGGGCGGGCGCTGGCAGGTCGTCAAGGCCGAGTTCATCCCCCAGATGATGGACCTGTCCGCCGGCAAGGTCGTCAATCTGCCCGCCGCCCTCGCCCAGGACCCCGGGCACGACGAGTACGAGAGCGCCCAGGACGCCGTCAGCGAGGCCGTCCTTGGCCGCGGCGCGGCCAAGGACGGCCTGACCATGGCGAAGTAGCCCCCCCGGCGGGTCTCCCCGGCCGGCGCCTCCGGCCCGTTACGGAACCACCGTGACGGGCCAGCGGCCCGCCTTGACCAACCGGACCGCCACCGAACCGACGATGCGGTGTCCGGCCTGCTCCGAGGCACCGACCACCACCGCGTCCGCCGTCAGCTCCTGCGCCGCGCTCACCAGCCCCGCGTACGGATCGCCGCGGAAGGTGTGGAACTGCCAGCGCACCTCGTAGATGCCCTTGAGCCGCTCCGCCGCCTCCCGGATCTCGGCCACCAGGCCCTCGGCGATCTCCCCCGTAGTGTCGGCCACCGGCGCGCCCAGCGAGGCCCCGGCCGGCATCACCGGCTGGACGTACA contains these protein-coding regions:
- a CDS encoding universal stress protein yields the protein MTEHVNTGFERGTDGPKVILAGVDGSESSLRAAAYAAGLARRQNALLALVYVQPVMPAGASLGAPVADTTGEIAEGLVAEIREAAERLKGIYEVRWQFHTFRGDPYAGLVSAAQELTADAVVVGASEQAGHRIVGSVAVRLVKAGRWPVTVVP